A window from Gammaproteobacteria bacterium encodes these proteins:
- a CDS encoding S53 family peptidase, which produces MKTSKLLLQAAITAAVSVPALSSAASLAHQERGMVANNVPAIVAKSHLVGRHNPAGNLSLIVSLKLHNTGQLESFLRDVQDPYSPNYHHFLTPQTFTEQYGPTRDEVAAVSEFLSRNGIRVTDVSENRMLIHAQGQVAAVERAMGVTINDYSYGVRRFFAASSNPRLPAEVASSVRSVMGLSNSDVMRPHLVMSPNGKPGGGGTPAGFSPNQIATAYNWPSVTSTANGAGVKIAVATAFTYKSSDLTSFWSQYGLPSHSVTAIAVDGTTRKTDVETTLDIQRSAAMAPGAAILVYEAANAQLTTFTDCYNKVVTDNQADVMTTSWGLDENSTPVSSMQADDAIFAQASAQGIALFAAAGDNGASDGTSDSDNADFPASDPHVTAAGGTHLVLASNGSISSETVWSGSGGADSVQFGQQSWQAVRNVPQNGHRVSSDLSMDADPNTGYSVLSGGRWAVYGGTSFVAPELAGLFAVRVGQVGRLGQVNALIYANAGTSNYSTDFHDITSGSNGFSAAAFWDYPTGWGTPNASSLISHIN; this is translated from the coding sequence ATGAAGACGTCGAAACTGCTGTTGCAGGCAGCGATCACCGCTGCCGTATCCGTTCCTGCGCTCTCTTCCGCCGCCAGCCTGGCTCATCAGGAACGGGGCATGGTGGCGAACAACGTGCCGGCCATCGTCGCCAAGTCGCACCTCGTCGGCCGTCACAACCCGGCGGGCAACCTTTCGCTCATCGTGAGCCTCAAGCTGCACAACACCGGCCAGCTGGAGAGCTTCCTGCGCGACGTGCAGGACCCCTACAGCCCCAACTACCACCACTTCCTCACGCCGCAGACGTTCACCGAGCAGTACGGCCCGACCCGTGACGAGGTCGCCGCCGTCAGCGAGTTCCTGAGCCGCAACGGCATCCGTGTCACGGACGTGTCCGAGAATCGCATGCTGATCCACGCCCAGGGCCAGGTCGCCGCGGTGGAACGCGCCATGGGCGTGACCATCAACGACTACAGCTACGGCGTGCGCCGCTTCTTCGCGGCGTCCTCCAACCCGCGCCTGCCGGCGGAGGTCGCTTCCTCCGTGCGGTCGGTGATGGGCCTCAGCAACTCCGACGTGATGCGCCCGCACCTGGTGATGTCGCCCAACGGCAAGCCGGGCGGCGGCGGGACCCCGGCGGGCTTCTCGCCCAACCAGATCGCCACCGCCTACAACTGGCCCTCGGTGACCAGCACCGCCAACGGCGCCGGTGTGAAGATCGCGGTGGCCACGGCATTCACCTACAAGAGCTCGGACCTCACGAGTTTCTGGAGCCAGTACGGCCTGCCGAGCCACAGCGTGACCGCGATCGCGGTGGACGGCACCACACGCAAGACCGACGTGGAGACCACCCTGGACATCCAGCGCAGCGCCGCCATGGCGCCGGGCGCCGCGATCCTGGTGTACGAGGCCGCCAACGCCCAGCTCACCACCTTCACGGACTGCTACAACAAGGTGGTGACGGACAACCAGGCGGATGTGATGACCACCAGCTGGGGCCTGGATGAGAACAGCACCCCGGTGTCCAGCATGCAGGCGGATGACGCGATCTTCGCCCAGGCCTCGGCCCAGGGCATCGCGCTGTTCGCCGCGGCGGGCGACAACGGCGCCTCCGACGGCACCAGCGACTCCGACAATGCCGACTTCCCGGCCTCGGACCCGCACGTGACCGCCGCGGGCGGCACGCACCTGGTGCTGGCCAGCAACGGCAGCATCTCCAGCGAGACGGTGTGGAGCGGCAGCGGCGGCGCGGACAGCGTGCAGTTCGGCCAGCAGTCCTGGCAGGCGGTGCGCAACGTGCCGCAGAACGGCCATCGCGTGAGCTCGGACCTGTCCATGGACGCCGACCCCAACACCGGCTACTCGGTGCTGAGCGGCGGCCGCTGGGCAGTGTACGGCGGCACCAGCTTCGTGGCGCCGGAACTCGCGGGCCTGTTCGCGGTGCGGGTGGGCCAGGTGGGCCGCCTGGGCCAGGTGAACGCGCTGATCTACGCGAACGCCGGCACGAGCAACTACTCGACCGACTTCCACGACATCACCTCGGGCAGCAACGGCTTCAGCGCCGCGGCCTTCTGGGACTATCCCACGGGCTGGGGCACGCCGAATGCGTCGAGCCTGATCTCGCACATCAACTAA
- the thiL gene encoding thiamine-phosphate kinase, translating to MDEFELIRRHFAAPAVRRDDVVLGIGDDAALLRVPPDQELAVSTDSLVPGVHFPPDLDPEAIGHRALASNLSDLAAMGAKPAWVLMALTLPGADEAWLTAFSRGFFALAKRHGVALVGGNVARGPLNITLTVQGFVPKGRALTRAGAQPGDLVYVTGHPGDAAAGLKLLQAGKADMQHACVRRFAYPEPRLAAGEALRGLASAAIDVSDGLLADLAHLMEARHHGAKLALDKLPLSPELLQLHGQDEACRLALTGGDDYELCFTVRAAQASAVEQRMKETGCPVACIGSIEAQPGIHCVDAAGRLHEYPHAGYRHF from the coding sequence ATGGACGAGTTCGAGCTCATCCGCCGCCACTTCGCCGCACCGGCGGTGAGGCGGGACGACGTGGTGCTGGGCATCGGCGACGACGCGGCGCTGCTCAGGGTGCCGCCGGACCAGGAACTCGCCGTCAGCACCGATTCCCTGGTGCCGGGCGTGCACTTCCCGCCAGACCTCGATCCCGAGGCCATCGGCCACCGTGCCCTCGCTTCGAACCTGAGCGACCTCGCGGCCATGGGCGCCAAGCCCGCGTGGGTGCTCATGGCACTCACGCTGCCCGGGGCGGACGAAGCCTGGCTCACGGCCTTCAGCCGCGGCTTCTTCGCCCTCGCGAAGCGCCACGGCGTGGCGCTGGTGGGCGGCAACGTGGCGCGCGGGCCGCTCAACATCACCCTCACGGTCCAGGGCTTTGTGCCTAAGGGCCGGGCGCTCACCCGTGCCGGCGCGCAGCCCGGCGACCTCGTCTACGTCACCGGCCATCCCGGTGACGCGGCGGCAGGCCTGAAGTTATTGCAGGCGGGCAAGGCGGACATGCAGCACGCTTGCGTGCGGCGCTTCGCATATCCGGAGCCGCGCCTCGCGGCGGGCGAGGCGCTTCGGGGTCTCGCCAGCGCCGCGATCGATGTCTCGGACGGCCTCTTGGCGGACCTTGCGCATCTCATGGAAGCGCGCCATCACGGCGCGAAGCTGGCGTTGGACAAGCTGCCCCTCTCACCGGAACTACTGCAACTCCATGGCCAGGACGAGGCCTGCCGCCTCGCGCTCACGGGCGGCGATGACTATGAACTCTGCTTCACAGTGCGCGCGGCCCAGGCATCGGCGGTGGAGCAACGCATGAAAGAGACCGGCTGTCCCGTGGCCTGCATCGGCAGCATCGAGGCGCAGCCCGGCATCCACTGCGTGGACGCGGCGGGGCGGCTGCATGAATATCCACACGCGGGCTACCGGCACTTCTAG
- a CDS encoding DUF2945 domain-containing protein encodes MTTRFKVGDHVSWNSEAGHVSGKIVKVHTRDTDYKGHTHHASRDDPQYEIKSDKTDHVAMHKGSALHRKH; translated from the coding sequence ATGACCACAAGGTTCAAGGTGGGCGACCACGTGAGCTGGAACTCGGAAGCGGGCCACGTCAGCGGCAAGATCGTGAAGGTCCACACCCGGGACACGGACTACAAGGGTCACACCCATCACGCGAGCCGCGACGACCCGCAGTACGAGATCAAGAGCGACAAGACCGACCACGTGGCGATGCACAAGGGCAGCGCGCTCCACCGCAAGCACTGA
- the dxs gene encoding 1-deoxy-D-xylulose-5-phosphate synthase has product MTPIPSSFPLLARVDSPADLRKLDEHELQQLTDELRAYLIKTVSGVGGHFAAGLGVVELTVALHYVFDTPRDRLVWDVGHQAYPHKVVTGRRDELATIRKLDGLAPFPRRLESEFDTFGVGHSSTSISAALGMAIAAQQKGEHDRHVVALIGDGAMTAGMAFEALNHAGSLNANLLVVLNDNDMSISGNVGALSNYFAKVLSGQVYAHLREGGKKALSIMPPVKEWARRSEEHVKGMVMPGTLFEELGFNYIGPVDGHNLHTLVQTLRNMRALRGPQFLHVVTRKGKGYEPAEKDPIKWHGPSAFDAATGVIKEKPSAGPTYSEVFGQWLCDMAAREPKLIAITPAMREGSGMVEYAEKFPDRYFDVGIAEQHAVTLAAGMAVEGMRPVVAIYSTFLQRAYDQLIHDVALQNLPVLFAIDRAGLVGPDGPTHAGSFDLSYMRCLPNLVLMAPADEDECRQMLYTGMTLEQPSAVRYPRGRGPGVKPAGKMTALPVGKAELRRRGKQLALLSFGALLENARAAAEALDATLVNMRFVKPLDTALLLELAGSHEGFVTIEDNAVAGGAGSAVDEFLAASGVKMPLLNLGLPDLFLEHGSREDCLAMAGLDAEGIRKSIEAWVAKKMPRQRKAAT; this is encoded by the coding sequence ATGACCCCCATCCCCTCCTCATTCCCGCTGCTCGCGCGCGTCGACTCGCCCGCGGACCTGCGCAAGCTGGATGAGCATGAGCTGCAGCAGCTCACCGATGAGCTGCGCGCCTACCTCATCAAGACCGTGAGCGGCGTGGGTGGGCACTTCGCCGCAGGCCTGGGCGTGGTGGAACTCACCGTGGCCTTGCACTACGTGTTCGACACCCCCCGCGACCGGCTGGTGTGGGACGTGGGCCACCAGGCCTATCCCCACAAGGTGGTCACGGGCCGGCGCGACGAGCTCGCCACCATCCGCAAGCTCGACGGCCTCGCGCCGTTCCCGCGCCGCCTCGAGAGCGAGTTCGACACCTTCGGCGTCGGCCACTCCAGCACCAGCATCAGTGCCGCCCTCGGCATGGCCATCGCCGCCCAGCAGAAGGGCGAGCATGACCGCCACGTGGTGGCGCTCATCGGCGATGGCGCCATGACCGCCGGCATGGCCTTCGAGGCCCTGAACCACGCCGGCAGCCTGAACGCGAACCTGCTGGTCGTGCTCAACGACAACGACATGTCCATCTCCGGCAACGTGGGCGCACTGTCGAACTACTTCGCCAAGGTGCTCTCCGGCCAGGTGTACGCGCACCTGCGCGAGGGCGGCAAGAAGGCGCTCTCCATCATGCCGCCGGTGAAGGAGTGGGCGCGCCGCTCGGAAGAGCACGTGAAGGGCATGGTGATGCCCGGCACGCTGTTCGAGGAGCTGGGCTTCAACTACATCGGCCCGGTGGACGGCCACAACCTGCATACCCTGGTGCAGACGCTGCGCAACATGCGCGCGCTCCGGGGTCCGCAGTTCCTGCATGTGGTCACCCGCAAGGGCAAGGGCTACGAGCCCGCCGAGAAGGACCCCATCAAGTGGCACGGTCCGTCCGCGTTCGATGCCGCCACCGGTGTCATCAAGGAGAAACCCTCCGCCGGACCCACCTACTCCGAAGTGTTCGGCCAGTGGCTCTGTGACATGGCGGCGCGGGAGCCCAAGCTCATCGCCATCACCCCCGCCATGCGCGAGGGTTCCGGCATGGTGGAGTACGCCGAGAAGTTCCCCGATCGCTACTTCGACGTGGGCATCGCCGAGCAGCATGCGGTGACGCTGGCCGCCGGCATGGCGGTGGAAGGCATGAGGCCCGTGGTGGCCATCTACTCCACCTTCCTGCAGCGCGCCTACGACCAGCTCATCCACGACGTGGCGCTGCAGAACCTGCCGGTCCTGTTCGCCATCGACCGCGCGGGCCTCGTGGGCCCGGACGGCCCGACCCATGCCGGCAGCTTCGACCTCTCCTACATGCGCTGCCTGCCGAACCTGGTGCTGATGGCGCCGGCGGACGAGGACGAATGCCGCCAGATGCTCTACACGGGCATGACGCTGGAACAGCCTTCCGCGGTGCGCTATCCGCGCGGCCGCGGGCCCGGCGTGAAGCCCGCCGGGAAGATGACCGCGCTGCCGGTGGGCAAGGCGGAGCTGCGCCGCCGCGGCAAGCAGCTGGCCCTGCTCTCCTTCGGCGCGCTCCTGGAGAACGCGCGTGCCGCCGCCGAGGCGCTGGACGCGACCCTGGTGAACATGCGCTTCGTGAAGCCGCTGGATACGGCGCTCCTGCTGGAGCTCGCCGGCAGCCACGAGGGTTTCGTGACCATCGAAGACAACGCGGTGGCCGGCGGCGCCGGTTCCGCGGTGGACGAGTTCCTGGCGGCAAGCGGCGTGAAGATGCCGCTGCTCAACCTGGGCCTGCCGGACCTGTTCCTGGAGCACGGCTCCCGCGAGGATTGCCTGGCCATGGCGGGCCTGGATGCGGAGGGCATCCGCAAGTCGATCGAAGCCTGGGTCGCCAAGAAGATGCCGCGGCAGCGCAAGGCCGCCACCTGA
- a CDS encoding phosphatidylglycerophosphatase A, whose protein sequence is MGNLSARQVFTHPVHLLAYGFGAGLAPKAPGTAGTLVAIPIYVLLAQAGDTVYLAALAAMLVAGVFICGYTAANTGLDDPKGVVWDEIVGYLIAMLGLPFGWAWMLGGFLLFRLFDIWKPWPIRWLDRRIKGGVGIMLDDVAAALIACVLLNVSARLLNG, encoded by the coding sequence ATGGGGAACTTAAGCGCACGCCAGGTATTCACGCATCCGGTGCACCTCCTGGCCTACGGCTTCGGTGCGGGCCTCGCCCCCAAGGCGCCTGGCACCGCCGGCACCTTGGTGGCGATACCTATATATGTGCTGCTCGCACAGGCAGGGGACACCGTGTATCTGGCGGCGCTGGCGGCCATGCTCGTGGCGGGCGTGTTCATCTGCGGATATACCGCCGCCAACACCGGCCTGGACGATCCCAAGGGCGTGGTGTGGGACGAGATCGTGGGCTATCTCATCGCCATGCTGGGCCTGCCTTTCGGCTGGGCGTGGATGCTGGGCGGTTTCCTGCTGTTCCGGCTATTCGACATCTGGAAGCCATGGCCCATCCGATGGCTGGACCGGCGCATCAAGGGTGGGGTGGGAATCATGCTGGATGATGTGGCGGCGGCGCTCATCGCCTGCGTGTTGCTGAACGTATCAGCCCGCCTGCTGAACGGCTGA
- the nusB gene encoding transcription antitermination factor NusB produces MAGNSQGARARGKARRLALQGLYQWQLNGTDARELIAELEASQNTKDVDGEYFQELVKGVIGDSAGLQALFQPHLDRPVEQIDPIERGILLIGTYELKSRIDVPYRVVLNEAMELAKGFGAEDSHKYINAVLDKTSAGLRQAERAAR; encoded by the coding sequence ATGGCCGGCAACTCGCAGGGCGCGCGCGCCCGGGGCAAGGCCAGGCGCCTCGCGCTGCAGGGTCTCTACCAATGGCAGCTCAACGGCACCGATGCCCGCGAGCTGATCGCCGAACTCGAGGCGAGCCAGAACACCAAGGATGTGGATGGCGAGTACTTCCAGGAGCTGGTGAAGGGCGTCATCGGCGACAGCGCCGGGCTGCAGGCCCTGTTCCAGCCGCACCTGGACAGGCCGGTGGAGCAGATCGATCCCATCGAGCGCGGCATCCTGCTCATCGGCACCTATGAGCTCAAGTCCCGCATCGATGTGCCCTATCGGGTGGTGTTGAACGAAGCCATGGAGCTCGCCAAGGGCTTCGGCGCCGAGGATAGCCACAAGTACATCAACGCCGTGCTGGACAAGACCTCCGCCGGGCTGCGCCAGGCGGAACGCGCCGCGCGCTGA
- a CDS encoding serine/threonine-protein kinase has translation MGAIPAKLGKFVVTQELGRGTTGTVYLCHDSFLGKDVALKLYSLDENVPEADARTRRKLFFNEAYLVGKMQHPNILPIYDAGEDAGHCFVVMEYVRGAKPLTTFCRIENLLPVRKVVEVVFKCAKALDYAHRNGLIHRDIKPGNIMFTVEGDVRIVDFGVAQMAGNEEAQVKGLVGSPSYMAPEQMRHAPASVQTDLYSLGVVMYELLSGKRPYYGDNLSKLVHQIIYATPPPLHRLRPDVPTVLEEVVSKAISKDPAKRYQSGIEFATALSQAVRKLDQLDQEMAEQERFSMLRRLPFFKDFTYPEIFEILQAGRWHSYGMDESILVEGDMDDAFLLVVSGEAEVRRQNKAVGRLHEGDCFGEAAAMGGKKSTSAIVAKSACSVLKVSATLLEQLTMSCQLRFHKMFMRGMIERLTRSERPK, from the coding sequence ATGGGGGCGATACCCGCCAAGCTCGGGAAATTCGTGGTCACGCAGGAACTCGGCCGGGGCACCACCGGCACGGTGTACCTGTGCCACGACTCGTTCCTGGGCAAGGACGTGGCCCTCAAGCTCTACAGCCTGGACGAGAACGTGCCGGAGGCGGATGCCCGCACCCGGCGCAAGCTGTTCTTCAACGAGGCTTACCTCGTCGGCAAGATGCAGCACCCCAACATCCTGCCCATCTACGACGCGGGCGAGGACGCCGGCCACTGCTTCGTGGTCATGGAGTATGTGCGCGGCGCCAAGCCGCTCACCACCTTCTGCCGCATCGAGAACCTGCTGCCGGTGCGCAAGGTGGTGGAAGTGGTGTTCAAGTGCGCCAAGGCGCTGGACTATGCCCACCGCAACGGCCTCATCCACCGCGACATCAAGCCCGGCAACATCATGTTCACGGTCGAGGGCGACGTACGCATCGTGGACTTCGGCGTGGCCCAGATGGCCGGCAACGAGGAGGCCCAGGTCAAGGGCCTCGTCGGCTCCCCGAGCTACATGGCCCCGGAACAGATGCGCCACGCGCCGGCCTCGGTGCAGACCGACCTCTACTCACTCGGCGTGGTCATGTACGAGCTGCTCTCGGGCAAGCGCCCCTACTACGGGGACAACCTGTCCAAGCTCGTGCACCAGATCATCTACGCCACGCCGCCGCCGCTGCATCGCCTGCGTCCCGACGTGCCGACGGTGCTGGAGGAGGTGGTCTCCAAGGCCATCTCCAAGGACCCCGCCAAGCGCTACCAGAGCGGCATCGAGTTCGCGACCGCGCTCTCCCAGGCGGTGCGCAAGCTAGACCAGCTGGACCAGGAGATGGCGGAGCAGGAGCGTTTCTCCATGCTGCGCCGCCTGCCGTTCTTCAAGGACTTCACCTATCCCGAGATCTTCGAGATCCTCCAGGCCGGCCGCTGGCACAGCTACGGCATGGACGAGTCCATCCTGGTGGAAGGAGACATGGACGATGCCTTCCTGCTGGTGGTATCCGGCGAGGCGGAGGTGCGCCGCCAGAACAAGGCCGTGGGCCGCCTGCACGAGGGTGACTGCTTCGGCGAGGCCGCCGCCATGGGCGGCAAGAAGAGCACTTCCGCGATCGTGGCCAAGAGCGCCTGCTCGGTGCTGAAGGTGAGCGCCACCCTGCTGGAGCAGCTCACCATGTCCTGCCAGCTGCGCTTCCACAAGATGTTCATGCGCGGGATGATCGAGCGCCTCACCCGCAGTGAGCGGCCTAAATAA
- the ribBA gene encoding bifunctional 3,4-dihydroxy-2-butanone-4-phosphate synthase/GTP cyclohydrolase II: MSGKLDRVEDILAELAAGRMVVIMDDEDRENEGDLIMAAQMCRAEDINFMARYGRGLICLTLTRERCRQLRLPLMVSDTDSQQTTNFTLSIEAAQGVTTGISAHDRAHTVRTAVKPDAGPQDLKQPGHIFPLMAQPGGVLTRAGHTEAGCDLARLAGLEPAAVIVEILNEDGSMARRPDLEKFAQQHGLKIGTIADLIRYRIEKEKTVQRVAERSVPTEFGEFNLVAYEDRVSKAMHLALTAGKIEAGGPTLVRVHLQDTLGDMLGVNWDSLGLPLRKALQKIAKEGGVLVVLRQPEEPGELMQRLQAGGAAAEEKPGAADLRTYGVGAQILLDLGVTRMRVLSQPKKMHGLSGFGLEVVEYVTPD; this comes from the coding sequence GTGAGCGGCAAGCTGGATCGCGTGGAGGACATCCTCGCCGAGCTCGCCGCCGGGCGCATGGTCGTCATCATGGACGACGAGGACCGGGAGAACGAGGGCGACCTCATCATGGCAGCGCAGATGTGCCGTGCAGAGGACATCAACTTCATGGCGCGCTACGGGCGCGGCCTCATCTGCCTCACCTTGACCCGTGAGCGCTGCCGGCAGCTCCGGCTGCCGCTCATGGTGAGCGACACCGACAGCCAGCAGACCACCAATTTCACCCTCTCCATCGAGGCGGCTCAGGGCGTCACCACCGGCATCTCGGCCCACGACCGCGCCCACACCGTTCGCACCGCAGTGAAGCCGGACGCGGGGCCTCAGGACCTGAAGCAGCCCGGCCACATCTTTCCGCTCATGGCCCAGCCGGGCGGCGTGCTCACCCGCGCCGGCCACACCGAGGCGGGCTGCGACCTGGCGCGCCTCGCGGGTCTCGAACCGGCGGCAGTGATCGTCGAGATCCTGAACGAGGACGGCAGCATGGCGCGCCGTCCGGACCTCGAGAAGTTCGCCCAACAGCACGGCCTCAAGATCGGCACCATCGCCGACCTCATCCGCTACCGCATCGAGAAGGAGAAGACGGTGCAGCGGGTGGCGGAGCGCAGCGTGCCCACCGAGTTCGGCGAGTTCAATCTGGTGGCCTACGAGGACCGGGTCAGCAAGGCCATGCACCTCGCGCTCACCGCCGGGAAGATCGAGGCCGGCGGGCCCACCCTGGTGCGCGTGCACCTGCAGGACACCCTGGGAGACATGCTGGGCGTGAACTGGGACAGCCTGGGGCTGCCGTTGCGCAAGGCGCTCCAGAAGATCGCGAAGGAGGGCGGGGTGCTGGTGGTGCTGCGCCAGCCGGAGGAGCCGGGCGAACTCATGCAGCGGCTGCAGGCCGGCGGCGCCGCAGCCGAGGAGAAGCCGGGGGCGGCGGACCTTCGCACCTACGGCGTCGGTGCCCAGATTCTGCTGGACTTGGGGGTGACACGCATGCGCGTGCTCAGCCAGCCCAAGAAGATGCACGGTCTCTCGGGCTTTGGCCTGGAAGTCGTGGAGTACGTCACTCCGGACTGA
- a CDS encoding riboflavin synthase: protein MFTGIIQAVGKVEALTPTGGDLRLSIGGLSMQDVKVGDSICVSGCCLTVIARREQGFDADVSRETLSLTTLGGLEPGSPVNLEKSLTLSTPLGGHLVSGHVDGLGTVKSRREEARSVRFDIQVPAGLARYIAHKGSVAVDGVSLTVNAVQGDTFDVNIIPHTMAHTVFGSYQPGSRVNLEVDVVARYVERMLAGRAP from the coding sequence GTGTTCACCGGCATCATCCAGGCAGTCGGCAAAGTGGAGGCGCTCACGCCCACGGGCGGTGACCTGCGACTGTCCATCGGCGGCCTCTCCATGCAGGACGTGAAGGTGGGGGACAGCATCTGCGTCAGCGGCTGCTGCCTCACGGTCATCGCCAGGCGCGAGCAGGGCTTCGATGCGGACGTGTCCCGGGAGACCCTCTCTCTCACCACGCTGGGCGGCCTCGAGCCCGGTTCCCCCGTGAACTTGGAGAAGTCCCTGACCTTGAGCACACCCCTGGGCGGGCACCTCGTCAGCGGCCACGTGGATGGCTTGGGGACCGTGAAGTCCCGCCGCGAGGAGGCGCGCTCGGTGCGCTTCGACATCCAGGTGCCGGCGGGACTCGCCAGGTACATCGCCCACAAGGGCTCCGTGGCGGTGGACGGCGTCAGCCTCACCGTGAACGCAGTGCAGGGTGACACCTTCGACGTGAACATCATCCCCCATACCATGGCCCACACCGTCTTCGGCAGCTACCAGCCCGGCAGCCGCGTGAACCTGGAGGTGGACGTGGTGGCGCGCTACGTGGAGCGCATGCTGGCGGGGCGTGCGCCGTGA
- the folE2 gene encoding GTP cyclohydrolase FolE2, whose protein sequence is MNVPSQPAKKASVTHIEDVQSSADTRRIPINKVGIKDIRHPIRIKERSGGEQHTVANFSMYVHLPQDFKGTHMSRFVEILNNYEREITVDSFKEMLTDMTERLESGEGHIAMTFPYFINKKAPVSGVQSLLDYEVSFIGERKDGENCMRIKVVVPVTSLCPCSKKISAYGAHNQRSHVTVSCKAKGFIWIEEIIDIVEKEASCELYGLLKRPDEKYVTERAYDNPKFVEDMVRDIAVKFNADDRIRAYVVESENFESIHNHSAYAMVEKDKDSVSA, encoded by the coding sequence ATGAACGTCCCCAGCCAGCCTGCGAAGAAAGCCAGCGTGACCCACATCGAGGACGTGCAGTCCAGCGCCGACACGCGTCGCATCCCCATCAACAAGGTGGGCATCAAGGACATCCGCCACCCGATCCGCATCAAGGAGCGCAGCGGCGGCGAGCAGCATACGGTCGCCAACTTCAGCATGTACGTGCATCTGCCCCAGGATTTCAAGGGCACCCACATGTCCCGCTTCGTGGAGATCCTCAACAACTACGAGCGCGAGATCACCGTGGACAGCTTCAAGGAGATGCTCACGGACATGACCGAGCGCCTGGAGTCGGGTGAGGGTCACATCGCCATGACCTTCCCCTACTTCATCAACAAGAAGGCGCCGGTCTCCGGCGTGCAGAGCCTCCTGGACTACGAGGTCAGCTTCATCGGGGAACGCAAGGACGGCGAGAACTGCATGCGCATCAAGGTGGTGGTGCCGGTCACGAGCCTCTGTCCCTGCTCCAAGAAGATCTCAGCCTACGGCGCCCACAACCAGCGCTCCCACGTCACCGTGAGCTGCAAGGCCAAGGGCTTCATCTGGATCGAGGAGATCATCGACATCGTAGAGAAGGAGGCCTCCTGCGAGCTCTATGGGCTCCTGAAGCGCCCCGACGAGAAGTACGTGACCGAGCGCGCCTACGACAACCCGAAGTTCGTGGAGGACATGGTCCGGGACATCGCGGTGAAGTTCAACGCGGACGACCGCATCCGCGCCTACGTGGTGGAGTCCGAGAACTTCGAGTCCATCCACAACCATTCCGCGTACGCGATGGTCGAAAAAGACAAGGACTCGGTGTCCGCATAA
- the ribE gene encoding 6,7-dimethyl-8-ribityllumazine synthase has translation MAGHRTIEGGRSAKGLRIAIVAARFNHFVVDKLVAGALQTLTEAGISAQDLDVVRVPGAFEIPLAARKLALSNSYEAVICLGAVIRGGTPHFDYVAGECARGVSEAARDSGLPVVFGVLTCDDLEQATERAGGKHGNKGADAALAAIEMADLLRKLEG, from the coding sequence ATGGCCGGGCACAGAACAATAGAAGGCGGACGCTCCGCCAAAGGCCTGCGCATCGCCATCGTCGCGGCGCGCTTCAACCACTTCGTGGTGGACAAGCTCGTGGCGGGGGCCCTGCAGACCCTCACCGAGGCCGGCATCAGCGCCCAGGACCTGGACGTGGTGCGCGTGCCCGGCGCCTTCGAGATCCCGCTCGCCGCCCGCAAGCTCGCCCTGAGCAATAGCTACGAGGCCGTCATCTGCCTCGGCGCCGTCATCCGCGGCGGTACCCCCCATTTCGACTACGTGGCAGGCGAGTGCGCCCGCGGCGTGTCGGAGGCGGCCCGTGACAGCGGCTTGCCGGTGGTGTTCGGCGTGCTCACCTGCGATGACCTGGAGCAGGCCACCGAGCGGGCCGGCGGCAAGCACGGCAACAAGGGCGCCGATGCGGCGCTCGCGGCCATCGAGATGGCCGACCTCCTGCGCAAGCTGGAGGGCTGA